One part of the Bacteroidia bacterium genome encodes these proteins:
- a CDS encoding T9SS type A sorting domain-containing protein yields MPKLYKRAFAVCLLAATVYTCIYYLQTQHTNLATDAPLSLEERKKKTPEDRARFAEERARFEYDMLKELKTGKIPEGIRTRAEKQGRRTPKLSEHIKGAGFSVTPRGPNNFGGRTRAIAFDRSDATNNTILAGGVSSGVFRTTNGGTSWTKVSSNSEIHNVTTIVQDPRAGFQNIFYYGTGEALGNSASLGSPFRGHGVWKSVDGGLSWTRQANSNTGTLETFQCADYIYRLAIDPTNGNIYMAIAGAVLRSTDGGSSWNTVIGGACSGSTSGESDIVISSTGQVYIAFAGDAGSALDGIWTSGSGNSGSYTRIAGNSTPVGWDAPGDYDRMVLALAPSNEDILYALYENDNSGNCGGTPLPEADLWMYDASGPSWTDLSANMPDETGCSSGNDPFAVQGGYDLCVAVKPDDPNTVFVGGTNVYRSTDGFSSTGNTTRIGGYFNSGGYALYPNHHPDVHFLIFAPGGSGSFDEEDVLFTGTDGGVHRGDITAGTVSWTSLNNDYITYQYYHAAIDPNLTSNTLIGGTQDNGTTETTAGAAHSSIFGGDGVAVGISNGGTYYFGTQNGNLLRGQFTRTAIRPSGSSSIFVTYFYLDPDNTEILYYAGGDNLYRTSSASTVTSASWDELTGVTAETGGNIRSLASSRSSGYGATDANRKLYIGTDDGEVFRLNDPAFTAVGTSPVDITPGAAGTGIVSSISVNPADDNEILVTYSNYGEISVFHTNNANNATPTWTNVEGNLNLPSYRSSLIVNSLGTTYYLVGTSVGLYCTQTLNGGSTVWSNVSTTDIGYSVVSQLALRPSDNFFVAGTHGNGMFMLQAPTTPSIAFNTINSSHTEATAATTSCRDYTDVTVSMVIGLAPTGAATVTISNTGTATEGVDYEILNPSKQLTFPDGATGTQDVNIRIYDDTNPESAETIILDFVVSGATDAVKASTNITHTLTINDDDLVPGSGVTVFSEDFESGITFGTLGSNNWARGIFNGTSGTSEFEVGAAGGMTGVGSAYISIDGGTTSSYDVNTEDDVLLKTSLIDATIYSDMTLNFDFRVEGDPNNDYGRLYYSFDGFNYNLIDGTTTAPYVNQGTAVTRTVNLPAALDNQTFFLGFRWTQDDDGLGTAPGFSIDNISVTTGFAPVVETVLNSTDEQYFGPFETVNYYDGGDLVATLKNNSAYDYGCTTVTIDRAGTGAAAAWSPLAGEELASKTLLITPTNNAPAVGQTYDLTLYYSQAEFDGWVANSDPTHTTTDFKIVKSTGAIQALTIGSTNASVNSSIVYAAYGTDHSFMGTFDEGFSGFGGGDIGSPTLPVEYVDFTAKQVEADVQLDWSTSLEINSDRFEIERSLDGISFQRIGTVASTGGADGETYRFFDRTPEKGSNIYRLRQVDVDGKYSYSSKVEVSFLPTIAHKISPNPFSDRFILSLSDDGNQSYEFELFDLNGKKVHQEILRFRDKVEREIYPGELPPGSYLYILRKENSFVSGKIIRY; encoded by the coding sequence ATGCCAAAGCTTTACAAGCGGGCATTTGCTGTTTGCTTACTTGCAGCAACTGTCTACACCTGCATTTACTACTTGCAGACTCAACACACTAATCTTGCTACCGATGCTCCTCTAAGCTTAGAGGAACGAAAAAAGAAAACTCCAGAAGACCGAGCCCGATTTGCCGAAGAAAGAGCCCGATTTGAGTATGACATGCTCAAAGAACTGAAGACAGGGAAAATCCCGGAAGGAATACGAACACGGGCAGAGAAACAAGGCCGAAGAACTCCAAAACTATCTGAACATATCAAAGGAGCAGGCTTTAGCGTGACTCCTAGAGGACCCAATAATTTTGGAGGAAGAACGCGTGCGATAGCATTTGATCGCTCAGATGCTACGAATAATACCATACTTGCCGGAGGAGTTAGCTCCGGGGTATTCAGAACTACCAATGGAGGAACAAGTTGGACCAAAGTTTCCTCTAATAGCGAAATCCATAATGTCACGACCATCGTACAGGACCCGCGGGCGGGCTTCCAGAATATCTTTTACTATGGAACAGGAGAAGCCCTGGGTAATTCAGCTTCTTTAGGTTCTCCTTTTAGAGGTCATGGCGTATGGAAGTCTGTCGATGGAGGATTAAGCTGGACCCGTCAGGCCAATTCAAATACCGGAACGCTGGAAACTTTTCAATGTGCTGACTACATCTATCGATTGGCTATTGATCCCACAAATGGCAATATCTACATGGCCATCGCAGGAGCCGTCCTTCGTTCTACTGATGGAGGAAGCAGCTGGAACACCGTTATCGGTGGGGCATGTAGTGGTTCGACAAGCGGAGAATCGGACATCGTTATTTCGAGTACGGGACAGGTGTATATTGCTTTTGCTGGAGATGCAGGCTCTGCTTTAGATGGAATATGGACTTCAGGCAGCGGAAACTCAGGCAGCTATACCCGTATTGCAGGAAATTCTACTCCTGTAGGTTGGGATGCTCCCGGAGACTATGACCGCATGGTCCTCGCCCTGGCTCCTTCCAATGAGGACATCCTTTACGCATTATATGAAAATGACAATTCAGGCAATTGTGGAGGCACTCCCCTGCCGGAAGCAGACCTTTGGATGTACGATGCATCAGGACCTAGCTGGACAGACTTATCTGCAAATATGCCAGATGAAACCGGATGTAGCAGCGGAAATGATCCTTTTGCCGTACAGGGAGGATATGATTTATGTGTTGCCGTAAAGCCGGATGATCCCAATACAGTTTTTGTAGGAGGAACCAATGTATATCGATCAACAGATGGATTTTCTTCTACCGGCAATACCACTCGCATTGGGGGGTACTTCAATTCAGGAGGCTATGCCCTCTATCCCAATCACCATCCAGATGTTCATTTTCTGATCTTCGCTCCAGGCGGCAGTGGCAGTTTCGATGAAGAGGATGTGCTGTTTACCGGTACAGATGGTGGGGTTCACAGAGGTGATATCACAGCCGGAACCGTTTCCTGGACAAGCTTGAATAATGATTACATTACCTATCAGTATTACCATGCCGCCATTGACCCTAACCTTACTTCCAATACCCTAATCGGAGGAACACAGGATAATGGAACGACAGAAACTACTGCAGGTGCAGCACATAGCAGTATATTTGGCGGGGATGGAGTAGCCGTAGGGATATCCAATGGGGGAACCTATTATTTTGGCACCCAAAATGGCAATCTTTTACGAGGACAGTTTACAAGAACCGCCATCCGTCCCTCGGGATCAAGTAGCATCTTTGTTACTTATTTCTACCTTGATCCTGATAATACAGAAATCCTGTACTATGCTGGAGGAGATAATTTGTACAGAACCAGCAGCGCCTCCACGGTAACTTCTGCCAGTTGGGATGAACTGACAGGTGTAACCGCTGAAACGGGTGGAAATATCCGTTCACTTGCCAGCAGTCGAAGCTCAGGATATGGCGCGACAGATGCCAATCGGAAATTATATATAGGAACAGATGATGGAGAAGTGTTTCGTCTGAATGATCCCGCCTTTACAGCAGTAGGAACAAGCCCCGTAGATATTACTCCGGGAGCGGCAGGTACAGGAATCGTAAGCAGTATTTCTGTAAATCCAGCTGACGATAATGAAATCCTGGTAACCTATTCCAATTATGGAGAAATCAGTGTTTTCCATACTAACAATGCCAATAATGCTACGCCGACCTGGACCAATGTCGAAGGAAACCTGAATTTGCCTTCTTACAGATCCTCTCTCATTGTCAATTCTTTGGGGACTACCTATTACCTGGTAGGGACCTCTGTAGGCTTGTATTGTACTCAAACCCTCAATGGAGGATCTACGGTTTGGTCCAACGTAAGTACTACTGACATTGGCTATTCTGTAGTAAGTCAACTTGCTCTCAGGCCCTCTGACAATTTCTTTGTTGCAGGAACCCATGGCAATGGAATGTTTATGCTACAAGCTCCCACAACCCCCAGTATAGCTTTCAATACGATCAATAGTTCTCATACAGAAGCTACAGCAGCTACGACTTCCTGTAGGGATTATACCGATGTAACAGTTAGCATGGTGATCGGTTTAGCTCCTACGGGTGCAGCTACTGTTACAATAAGCAATACAGGAACGGCAACTGAAGGAGTTGATTATGAAATCCTGAATCCTTCCAAACAATTGACCTTCCCTGATGGAGCCACAGGAACACAGGATGTTAATATCCGAATCTATGATGATACCAATCCAGAAAGTGCGGAAACCATCATACTCGATTTTGTGGTTAGTGGTGCTACAGATGCCGTAAAAGCGAGTACCAACATCACCCATACGCTTACTATCAATGATGATGATCTGGTTCCAGGTTCGGGTGTTACCGTATTCAGTGAAGACTTCGAATCGGGAATTACCTTTGGGACACTGGGAAGTAACAATTGGGCCAGAGGAATATTCAACGGCACCTCCGGGACCTCTGAGTTTGAAGTTGGTGCTGCCGGAGGAATGACGGGAGTAGGCAGTGCTTACATTTCCATCGATGGAGGTACAACTTCTTCTTATGATGTGAATACCGAAGATGATGTCCTGTTAAAAACATCTCTGATTGACGCTACTATCTATTCAGATATGACCCTCAACTTCGACTTCCGGGTGGAAGGAGATCCGAATAATGACTATGGAAGGCTGTATTATTCCTTTGACGGCTTTAATTATAACCTAATCGACGGTACGACAACGGCTCCTTATGTAAATCAAGGAACAGCCGTAACCCGTACAGTCAACTTACCTGCAGCCCTGGACAATCAGACATTCTTCCTCGGATTTCGATGGACGCAGGACGATGATGGTCTTGGGACTGCTCCCGGCTTTAGTATAGATAATATTTCTGTAACTACCGGTTTTGCTCCAGTCGTAGAAACGGTTCTCAATTCTACTGACGAGCAATACTTTGGTCCCTTTGAAACCGTCAACTATTACGATGGCGGAGATTTGGTCGCTACGCTCAAAAACAATTCGGCATATGACTATGGGTGTACAACGGTAACGATAGATCGTGCGGGGACTGGTGCAGCTGCAGCCTGGTCTCCTCTTGCAGGGGAAGAATTGGCGAGCAAAACCCTGTTGATAACGCCGACAAATAATGCTCCCGCAGTGGGTCAGACCTATGACCTCACGCTTTATTACTCTCAAGCCGAATTTGATGGCTGGGTCGCTAATTCAGATCCTACCCATACAACGACAGATTTTAAAATCGTAAAAAGTACGGGAGCCATTCAGGCCCTGACAATTGGGAGTACCAATGCAAGTGTCAACTCATCCATAGTATATGCAGCCTATGGTACAGATCACTCCTTTATGGGAACTTTCGATGAAGGATTTTCAGGTTTTGGAGGTGGGGACATCGGTAGCCCAACTTTGCCCGTTGAATATGTAGATTTCACAGCAAAGCAGGTAGAAGCAGATGTCCAACTGGATTGGAGTACGTCCCTGGAGATAAATAGTGATCGATTTGAAATAGAGCGAAGCCTGGATGGCATCAGCTTTCAGCGTATCGGAACGGTAGCCAGTACCGGGGGGGCCGATGGAGAAACATATCGGTTTTTTGACAGAACTCCTGAAAAGGGAAGCAATATCTACCGATTGAGACAGGTGGATGTGGATGGAAAATACAGCTACTCTTCCAAAGTGGAGGTAAGCTTTCTCCCCACTATTGCACACAAAATATCCCCGAATCCTTTCTCGGATCGCTTTATCCTCAGTCTGTCTGACGATGGCAATCAAAGCTATGAATTCGAACTATTTGACCTCAATGGGAAAAAAGTTCATCAGGAGATTCTTCGGTTCAGAGATAAGGTCGAACGGGAGATCTATCCTGGCGAATTGCCTCCCGGAAGCTATCTTTACATACTCAGAAAAGAAAATAGCTTTGTCTCAGGAAAAATAATCAGGTACTAA
- a CDS encoding T9SS type A sorting domain-containing protein, which translates to MPDLSISINGNSIELEWRIPVDQQKGNFELERSLNGEEFISLGTQQLIEEKKYGIIYSFTDEKAMILGLPKFFYRLKYNSPTGESRYSEVKEVSTLSSKKELSLIGYNQVDKQKYIVHFKGKGKVNMSVINMLGQVKFKQKYNNLKGSKTIYLFTENWQSGAYIIDLKQGQKRARYKFVLP; encoded by the coding sequence GTGCCTGATCTTAGTATCAGCATAAATGGCAACAGCATAGAACTGGAATGGAGGATACCCGTCGACCAACAAAAAGGAAATTTTGAATTGGAAAGATCACTCAATGGAGAAGAGTTTATCTCGCTGGGTACGCAGCAGTTGATAGAGGAAAAGAAATATGGCATTATCTATTCTTTCACAGATGAGAAAGCCATGATTTTGGGTTTACCCAAATTCTTTTACCGACTCAAATACAATTCTCCTACAGGTGAGAGTCGCTATAGTGAGGTTAAAGAGGTTTCTACCCTTTCCTCCAAAAAGGAACTGAGCCTAATCGGATACAATCAAGTCGATAAGCAAAAATATATTGTGCATTTCAAAGGGAAAGGCAAGGTCAATATGAGCGTAATCAATATGCTCGGCCAGGTGAAGTTCAAGCAGAAGTACAATAATCTCAAAGGTTCCAAAACGATCTACCTATTCACCGAAAACTGGCAATCAGGTGCTTATATCATCGATCTTAAGCAGGGACAAAAACGGGCCAGATACAAATTCGTTTTGCCCTAA
- a CDS encoding DUF1684 domain-containing protein, with the protein MRSLVISLLLLAVLFLGFDISPKAFRKEIRQYQKEQHKKFKNPKESPFRDKVDEYKGLKYFPANIKYRQKARFERLKKQRPFEIKTSNPDKDKTFVPFAKLHFSLEGKELSLIAYKNLELPPIGKYKKHLFLPFMDLTNGESTYGGGRYIDLEIPDGDILILDFNKAYNPYCAYRSDGWSCPIPPEENFLDMEIKAGVKKYKLKY; encoded by the coding sequence ATGAGAAGTTTAGTCATATCCCTTCTATTACTGGCTGTATTATTTCTGGGTTTTGATATTAGTCCCAAAGCCTTCAGGAAAGAAATCCGGCAGTACCAAAAAGAACAGCATAAGAAATTCAAGAATCCTAAAGAATCCCCTTTTCGAGATAAGGTGGATGAGTATAAAGGCCTGAAATATTTTCCGGCAAATATAAAGTATCGGCAAAAAGCTCGTTTTGAAAGACTGAAGAAACAAAGGCCTTTCGAAATCAAAACCAGCAATCCCGATAAGGACAAAACTTTCGTTCCTTTTGCCAAACTCCATTTTAGCCTGGAGGGTAAGGAACTTAGTCTTATCGCCTATAAGAATCTGGAATTACCTCCCATTGGCAAATACAAAAAACATCTTTTCCTGCCCTTTATGGACCTCACCAATGGAGAATCAACCTATGGAGGCGGTCGATATATAGATTTGGAAATACCGGACGGAGATATACTGATCCTGGATTTCAACAAAGCCTACAACCCCTATTGCGCCTACCGTAGTGATGGATGGTCCTGCCCTATACCTCCGGAGGAAAATTTCCTCGATATGGAGATCAAAGCTGGCGTCAAAAAGTATAAGTTGAAATATTAG
- a CDS encoding M1 family metallopeptidase — MRRIFIYIFLFLILSCEERNQMGKGNDPHSFAVADVAWIKHMNLDIAVDFEEEKIKGRVIYEVERKEGASEIWLDTKDLTIQGVQISSDGRQAQPTPFELGNEDQYLGQSLKIQLEANTRFIHVDYETNPGAEALQFLPKELTADKKAPFLLTQSQAILARSWVPIQDSPALRFTYSAKVKVPAGLMAVMSASNPQALSETGEYEFQMEQPIPGYLLALAVGDFSFKALSENAGVYAEASVLDAAAEEFSELPEMIQIAEAMYGSYEWDRYDVIVLPPSFPFGGMENPRITFVTPTVLAGDKSLVSLLAHELAHSWSGNLVTNATWNDFWLNEGFTTYFENRIMEELKGKDYATMLAQLSFQSLSDEYPAMVKNGLEMDSRLAIDLSRRNPDDGMTSIAYDKGFFFLKLLEESVGREAFDSFLRKYFSDFAFKTMDTETFVALLNERLLDNYPDLAQKIRLQEWIYEPGIPDNIPFKASERFVKVGEAVNSWIAGVQLDSLKTESWTTHEWLHFIRTLPASISSEQMAQLDAAFSLSQSKNSEIQALWYKRSVEADYEAAYPYMKKFLIEVGRRKFLLPLYRSMIEEGRETELAQEIYSEARANYHPISVGSVDQLLKWTEN; from the coding sequence ATGCGCCGCATATTTATATATATTTTTTTATTTCTAATTCTTTCCTGTGAGGAAAGAAACCAGATGGGGAAGGGAAATGATCCACATTCCTTTGCCGTAGCTGATGTTGCCTGGATCAAACATATGAACCTGGATATAGCTGTGGATTTTGAGGAGGAAAAGATTAAAGGAAGGGTAATTTATGAAGTTGAAAGAAAGGAGGGAGCTTCTGAGATTTGGTTAGATACCAAAGACCTGACAATCCAGGGAGTTCAAATCTCGAGTGATGGAAGACAGGCGCAACCGACTCCTTTTGAGCTGGGAAATGAAGATCAATACCTTGGCCAATCCTTGAAGATTCAGCTGGAGGCTAATACGCGTTTTATTCATGTGGATTATGAAACTAATCCCGGAGCAGAAGCTTTACAGTTTCTCCCAAAAGAATTGACTGCTGATAAAAAGGCTCCTTTCCTGCTTACCCAATCTCAAGCCATCCTGGCAAGAAGCTGGGTTCCCATTCAGGATAGTCCGGCTTTGAGATTTACCTATTCAGCCAAAGTAAAAGTTCCAGCAGGTCTGATGGCGGTCATGAGTGCCAGCAATCCACAAGCATTGAGCGAAACAGGAGAATATGAATTTCAGATGGAGCAGCCGATCCCTGGATATTTGTTGGCACTGGCAGTAGGTGATTTTTCTTTTAAGGCTTTGAGTGAAAATGCGGGGGTATATGCAGAAGCTTCCGTACTGGATGCGGCTGCCGAAGAATTTTCAGAACTACCCGAAATGATCCAAATCGCAGAAGCTATGTATGGCTCTTACGAATGGGATCGATATGATGTGATTGTTCTTCCTCCGAGTTTTCCCTTTGGAGGAATGGAGAATCCCCGCATAACTTTCGTTACTCCCACCGTCCTGGCAGGAGATAAGTCCCTGGTATCGCTTCTGGCCCATGAACTGGCGCATAGCTGGTCTGGTAATCTGGTTACAAATGCTACCTGGAATGACTTCTGGTTGAATGAAGGATTTACCACCTATTTTGAAAACCGTATCATGGAGGAGTTGAAGGGGAAGGATTATGCGACTATGCTTGCCCAATTGAGTTTTCAATCTCTTTCGGATGAGTATCCTGCGATGGTGAAAAATGGGCTTGAAATGGATTCCCGTTTGGCAATTGATCTCAGTAGAAGGAATCCTGATGATGGGATGACCTCTATTGCTTATGATAAAGGATTCTTTTTTCTAAAGTTGTTGGAAGAAAGCGTGGGGCGTGAAGCTTTTGACTCCTTTCTCCGGAAATACTTCTCCGACTTTGCTTTCAAAACCATGGATACAGAAACTTTCGTGGCTTTGCTGAATGAGCGACTACTTGATAACTATCCCGATTTGGCTCAGAAGATTCGTTTGCAAGAGTGGATCTATGAACCCGGTATTCCTGATAATATTCCTTTTAAAGCTTCTGAACGATTCGTAAAAGTTGGGGAAGCTGTCAATTCCTGGATCGCGGGTGTGCAATTGGATAGTTTGAAAACAGAAAGTTGGACCACGCATGAGTGGCTGCATTTTATTCGTACCCTGCCTGCCAGTATCAGTTCGGAACAAATGGCCCAATTGGATGCGGCATTTTCCCTATCCCAAAGCAAAAATTCTGAAATCCAGGCGCTTTGGTATAAACGCTCGGTTGAGGCCGATTATGAAGCAGCCTATCCCTATATGAAGAAGTTTCTGATAGAAGTGGGGAGAAGGAAATTTTTGCTTCCTTTATACAGAAGCATGATTGAGGAAGGAAGGGAAACAGAACTCGCTCAAGAAATCTATTCAGAGGCCCGAGCAAATTACCATCCGATTTCTGTAGGGAGTGTGGATCAATTGTTAAAGTGGACCGAGAATTAG
- a CDS encoding Tex family protein codes for MTRTYTEVIAREMGLRNGQVSATLNLIQEGATIPFMARYRKEATGSLDELQLAQIRDRVEQLQALDKRRDAILKSLEERELLTDELKEAVKSADTLSELEDIYLPYKPKRRTRATIAREKGLEPLAKTIFKQAGHIDPDTEAAKFINQEKEVANSEEALKGARDIIAEWVNEDKEARSKIRDLFTRKGVVQAKVLRGKEEEGAKYKDYFEWTESIEKIPSHRLLAIRRGEKETILSFSIRPEEEEAHFRLDRQFVKGNSASSEQVKEAVHDAYKRLMAPSLETEVRINSKDRADEEAIKVFADNLRQLLLASPLGQKTLMALDPGFRTGCKLVCLDKQGKLLEHTAIYPHPPQRQTAKAEMTVKGLIEKHGVEVVAVGNGTAGRESETFLKNIGLPKEVTVVMVNESGASVYSASAAAREEFPNHDVTVRGAVSIGRRLMDPLAELVKIDPKSIGVGQYQHDVDQNLLKKSLDDVVMSCVNAVGVEVNTASKELLTYVSGLGPALAQNIIEFRKANGPFGSRKELNKVPRLGAKAFEQAAGFLRIGEAKNPLDASAVHPESYHIVARMAKDLGVEVKDLMEQAALRKRIDIKKYVSDTVGLPTLEDILSELDKPGRDPRDKFEVFSFAEGINEMSDLHEGMVLPGIVTNIVDFGAFVDIGVHQDGLVHLSQMADRFIKHPNEVVKVHQKVQVRVTGIDIPRKRISLSMKSEHSEGPRRPRRDDRRRDDRRRDDNRGRNRDSDGDQKSDFIRFKKQQRKK; via the coding sequence ATGACACGAACATACACAGAAGTGATCGCCCGGGAGATGGGCCTGAGAAATGGACAGGTAAGTGCGACCCTCAATTTGATCCAGGAAGGAGCTACCATTCCTTTCATGGCCAGGTATCGTAAAGAAGCCACTGGTAGCCTCGATGAATTGCAATTGGCACAGATCAGAGACAGAGTTGAGCAATTGCAGGCTTTGGATAAAAGAAGGGATGCTATCCTCAAATCTCTCGAAGAACGGGAATTGCTGACGGATGAGCTAAAAGAAGCTGTGAAGTCCGCCGATACCTTGAGTGAATTGGAAGACATTTACCTTCCCTATAAACCCAAGCGCAGAACCCGAGCAACTATTGCCCGGGAAAAAGGACTCGAACCCCTGGCCAAAACAATATTTAAGCAGGCGGGCCATATAGATCCGGATACAGAGGCTGCCAAGTTTATCAATCAGGAAAAAGAAGTAGCAAATTCAGAGGAGGCGCTGAAAGGAGCCCGGGACATCATAGCTGAATGGGTGAATGAGGATAAAGAGGCTCGTTCCAAAATTCGGGATCTCTTTACGCGCAAAGGAGTTGTACAGGCAAAAGTATTAAGGGGAAAAGAAGAAGAAGGTGCCAAATACAAGGATTATTTTGAATGGACTGAGTCTATAGAGAAGATTCCTTCTCATAGATTACTGGCCATCAGAAGAGGAGAGAAAGAAACGATTCTATCATTTTCTATTCGCCCGGAAGAAGAAGAAGCACATTTCAGATTGGATCGTCAATTTGTCAAAGGAAATAGTGCCAGTTCGGAACAGGTAAAAGAGGCCGTTCACGACGCTTATAAACGGCTAATGGCTCCTTCTCTCGAAACGGAAGTGAGAATTAACAGCAAAGACAGAGCTGATGAAGAAGCTATAAAAGTATTTGCAGACAACCTTCGCCAATTATTGCTGGCTTCTCCTTTGGGGCAAAAAACCCTCATGGCTCTGGACCCTGGATTCCGCACCGGTTGTAAACTCGTTTGCCTGGATAAACAAGGGAAATTGCTGGAGCATACAGCCATTTATCCGCATCCTCCCCAAAGACAAACGGCAAAAGCGGAAATGACCGTCAAAGGTCTCATCGAAAAACATGGCGTTGAAGTAGTAGCAGTTGGAAATGGAACCGCTGGAAGAGAAAGCGAGACTTTCCTGAAGAATATAGGATTGCCGAAAGAAGTAACGGTCGTGATGGTCAATGAAAGTGGGGCCTCTGTTTACTCTGCATCAGCTGCAGCAAGAGAAGAGTTTCCAAATCATGATGTAACCGTTCGTGGGGCAGTCTCTATAGGCAGAAGGCTGATGGACCCTTTAGCAGAACTGGTAAAGATTGATCCCAAATCTATCGGTGTGGGTCAATATCAACATGATGTAGACCAAAATCTTTTAAAAAAGAGTCTGGATGATGTGGTCATGAGTTGTGTGAATGCGGTGGGAGTAGAAGTGAATACAGCAAGTAAAGAACTTTTGACCTACGTTTCAGGTCTTGGGCCGGCTTTAGCCCAAAATATCATTGAATTCCGCAAGGCGAATGGGCCTTTTGGCAGTCGCAAAGAATTGAATAAAGTTCCCCGACTGGGAGCAAAGGCTTTTGAACAGGCAGCCGGTTTCCTCCGAATTGGAGAAGCAAAAAATCCCCTGGATGCCAGTGCTGTCCACCCCGAGAGTTACCACATCGTAGCCCGCATGGCAAAAGACCTGGGCGTGGAGGTTAAAGACCTGATGGAGCAGGCCGCTTTGCGCAAACGCATCGACATCAAAAAATATGTAAGTGATACCGTAGGGCTTCCTACTCTCGAAGATATCCTTTCAGAATTGGATAAGCCCGGACGAGATCCTCGTGATAAGTTTGAGGTATTCAGCTTTGCAGAAGGTATCAATGAAATGAGTGATCTCCATGAAGGCATGGTCCTGCCTGGAATAGTTACCAATATTGTGGATTTTGGCGCTTTTGTGGATATCGGTGTACATCAGGATGGTCTGGTCCACTTGAGCCAAATGGCGGATCGTTTCATCAAACATCCCAATGAAGTGGTGAAAGTTCACCAGAAAGTTCAGGTTCGGGTTACAGGAATAGATATTCCTCGGAAACGAATCTCTCTTTCCATGAAGTCTGAGCATAGTGAAGGTCCCAGAAGACCGAGGAGAGACGATAGAAGAAGGGATGATCGCAGACGAGACGACAACAGAGGTAGAAACAGAGATAGTGATGGGGATCAAAAGAGTGATTTCATCCGTTTCAAAAAGCAACAAAGAAAAAAATAG
- a CDS encoding YebC/PmpR family DNA-binding transcriptional regulator, whose protein sequence is MAGHSKWANIKHRKGAQDKKRSKLFTKLIKEVAVATKEGGPDPDSNPRLRMAIKNARKSSVPKDKIEAAINKGSGADGSNYEEVNFEGYAPHGVAVYVEGLTDNNNRTVANVRAAFSKYGGSMGKSGSVGFMFERKGIFIFPSEGHDEDDLTLELLDGGLEDIEQSEGNYVASCAFEDYGTLNAKLEEMKIDAESSLDRIPTTTVDLNPEQAKSVLKLIDIIEDDDDVQAVFHNLEMTDEIIASLD, encoded by the coding sequence ATGGCAGGACATAGTAAATGGGCTAATATCAAGCATCGCAAAGGTGCACAAGACAAGAAGAGATCCAAACTCTTCACAAAATTGATCAAAGAGGTTGCAGTTGCAACCAAAGAAGGAGGACCAGACCCGGATTCAAACCCGCGTCTGAGAATGGCCATAAAAAATGCGCGTAAGTCCAGCGTGCCCAAGGATAAAATCGAAGCTGCGATTAATAAAGGCTCAGGTGCTGATGGTTCAAATTATGAAGAAGTGAACTTCGAAGGCTATGCGCCTCATGGAGTTGCTGTCTATGTAGAAGGACTTACAGATAACAACAATCGTACAGTTGCCAATGTAAGAGCTGCCTTTAGTAAATATGGAGGAAGCATGGGGAAAAGTGGTTCTGTAGGCTTTATGTTTGAAAGAAAAGGAATTTTCATTTTCCCTTCGGAAGGACATGATGAGGATGACCTCACCCTTGAATTATTGGATGGTGGTCTTGAAGATATTGAGCAAAGCGAAGGTAATTATGTAGCTAGCTGTGCCTTTGAAGATTATGGTACCCTGAATGCCAAGTTGGAAGAAATGAAAATTGATGCAGAATCTTCCCTGGATCGGATCCCTACCACTACGGTAGATCTGAATCCCGAACAGGCAAAATCTGTTCTGAAACTGATCGACATCATAGAAGACGATGATGATGTTCAGGCCGTTTTCCATAACCTGGAAATGACGGATGAGATCATCGCTTCTTTAGATTAA